The following coding sequences are from one Candidatus Neomarinimicrobiota bacterium window:
- the rseP gene encoding RIP metalloprotease RseP, translating to MGFFSIDTLFTIVAAILTLGVLILIHELGHFMVARMVGIRVERFSIGMPPRFISIQNKVDGLWTKVFIPWFLQGLMNAVTVEFRTPRKHPKASDTEYSLSWTPFGGYVKMSGMIDESMDGEISGKPWEFTSKKRWQQLLTISGGVIMNAILAFVIFTGIVYTTGMDEPIPGTSVGSLVSTEERPVFPAESAGIQEHDQIVSINGQPVSQWEELTSIVQNLPGELIAIEWLRGSQRLTDSVLVVKESVPTAEGTLDIGMIGIGRVLEHKDIGFFESIKFGGRSTYMFGTLMARGFWEMVTGKTDMDQVGGPVMIAKMAGEMARRGWIDIFYFMAIISVNLAFINILPIPGLDGGHFLIITIEGIIRRPLPVNVKLAIQQIGMLFLLGLVLFITIQDIARL from the coding sequence ATGGGTTTCTTCTCAATAGATACATTATTTACTATCGTTGCAGCGATACTGACTTTAGGTGTGTTAATCCTGATCCATGAATTGGGTCATTTTATGGTTGCCCGCATGGTTGGTATCCGAGTTGAACGATTTTCAATTGGTATGCCCCCTCGTTTTATCAGCATTCAAAACAAAGTTGATGGTCTCTGGACCAAAGTATTCATTCCCTGGTTTTTGCAAGGTCTGATGAATGCGGTCACAGTTGAATTCAGAACTCCAAGAAAGCATCCCAAAGCCAGTGATACTGAATATTCACTTAGCTGGACCCCTTTTGGGGGCTATGTGAAAATGTCCGGTATGATCGATGAATCCATGGATGGTGAGATTTCCGGCAAACCCTGGGAGTTTACCAGCAAAAAACGCTGGCAGCAGCTGTTAACCATCTCTGGAGGTGTGATCATGAATGCAATTCTGGCATTTGTGATTTTTACGGGAATTGTCTATACCACTGGTATGGATGAACCAATCCCGGGGACCTCTGTCGGTTCACTGGTAAGTACCGAAGAGAGACCCGTGTTTCCTGCAGAATCAGCTGGAATACAAGAGCATGACCAGATCGTCTCCATCAATGGTCAGCCTGTTTCCCAGTGGGAGGAACTAACCAGTATTGTTCAGAATCTTCCCGGTGAGCTGATCGCCATTGAGTGGCTCAGAGGTAGTCAAAGATTAACTGACTCTGTTTTGGTCGTTAAAGAGAGCGTTCCCACTGCTGAAGGAACTCTTGATATCGGAATGATAGGCATTGGCCGGGTCTTGGAACACAAGGATATTGGCTTTTTTGAATCAATAAAATTTGGTGGCAGAAGTACCTATATGTTCGGAACACTGATGGCCCGGGGATTTTGGGAAATGGTCACTGGTAAAACTGATATGGATCAGGTCGGTGGTCCGGTAATGATCGCCAAGATGGCCGGTGAGATGGCTCGTCGCGGTTGGATCGATATCTTTTATTTTATGGCCATCATTAGTGTGAATCTGGCCTTTATTAATATTTTGCCAATTCCCGGATTGGATGGTGGTCATTTTCTGATTATCACTATCGAAGGGATCATTCGCAGACCCCTCCCTGTTAATGTAAAATTAGCTATTCAGCAGATAGGCATGTTGTTTTTGTTGGGATTGGTCCTATTTATTACCATTCAGGATATTGCGCGTCTATAG
- a CDS encoding 1-deoxy-D-xylulose-5-phosphate reductoisomerase yields MMTKTRQISVLGSTGSIGVNALNVVGSFPDTFKIKYLSAHSQAELLIEQAKAFSPQSVVIGDESHYLKVKQALPGIEVLKGRQGLLEMASRDDVDTMLNAIVGSAGMEPTIRSIQAGVDVALSNKESLVMAGDLINKLLVGNGVELFPVDSEHSAIWQCLVGEAPEDIKRLVITGSGGPFRTTPGTAFKDITVKQALKHPNWAMGRKITIDSATMMNKGLEVIEAYWLFKLPVEKIDIVIHPQSIIHSMVEFVDGSVKAQMGLPDMKIPIQYALSYPRHFPQAWEQLDLAKIGTLTFEEPDYERFKCLQLAVDALQSGGSLPVVLNVANEEAVYRFLEGDIPFTEIPELIIKAMDAHDYLEHPGLDDILALEKWTQVFIQRS; encoded by the coding sequence ATGATGACAAAAACCAGACAAATATCAGTATTGGGGTCTACAGGCAGTATCGGTGTAAATGCCTTAAACGTTGTAGGTAGCTTTCCGGACACCTTTAAAATAAAATATCTCTCTGCTCATTCACAGGCTGAGTTGCTCATCGAACAGGCCAAGGCGTTTTCACCCCAAAGTGTGGTTATCGGCGATGAGAGTCACTATTTAAAAGTTAAGCAGGCGCTTCCAGGGATCGAGGTCCTCAAGGGCCGACAGGGGCTTTTGGAAATGGCATCCCGGGATGATGTGGATACCATGCTGAATGCTATCGTTGGCAGTGCCGGGATGGAGCCAACCATCCGCAGTATTCAAGCAGGAGTTGATGTAGCTCTTTCCAATAAGGAAAGCTTGGTCATGGCTGGTGACCTCATCAACAAGTTGCTGGTGGGAAATGGAGTGGAACTTTTTCCGGTAGATAGCGAGCATAGCGCGATCTGGCAATGTCTGGTTGGAGAAGCCCCGGAAGATATCAAACGTCTGGTGATCACTGGCTCTGGTGGACCTTTTAGAACCACACCGGGCACGGCTTTCAAGGATATCACAGTTAAGCAGGCTTTAAAACACCCCAATTGGGCCATGGGTCGGAAGATCACCATCGACTCAGCTACCATGATGAATAAAGGTCTGGAGGTGATCGAAGCGTATTGGCTTTTTAAGCTGCCAGTTGAAAAGATCGACATCGTGATCCATCCTCAGAGTATTATTCATTCCATGGTGGAATTTGTAGATGGGTCAGTGAAAGCCCAGATGGGCTTACCGGATATGAAGATTCCGATCCAATATGCCTTGAGTTATCCCCGCCACTTTCCCCAGGCCTGGGAACAGTTGGATCTGGCCAAAATTGGGACCCTGACCTTTGAAGAACCGGACTATGAGAGGTTCAAGTGCCTTCAATTGGCTGTTGATGCTTTGCAGTCTGGTGGCAGTTTACCTGTAGTGCTAAATGTGGCAAATGAGGAAGCTGTGTATAGATTTTTGGAGGGTGATATACCTTTCACAGAAATTCCTGAGCTGATAATAAAAGCAATGGATGCCCACGATTATCTTGAACACCCCGGGTTGGATGATATCTTAGCCCTGGAAAAATGGACGCAAGTTTTTATACAAAGGAGTTAA